Proteins from one Pelosinus sp. IPA-1 genomic window:
- a CDS encoding glucosaminidase domain-containing protein yields the protein MISEEFINWIAPGVQEICKKYNLFSSVCIAQAALESGWGRYTIGKYNLFGRKAVDGDKSILVTTQECYDGEWQNISAAFKDYDSLEDAIEDYCVLLTEEPVYASCLEQTTVEDFVNTLGPIYATDPEYANKILQTIGASELQEYD from the coding sequence ATGATATCTGAAGAATTTATCAATTGGATTGCGCCTGGAGTGCAAGAAATATGCAAAAAATATAACCTGTTTTCTAGTGTTTGTATTGCTCAGGCGGCACTTGAATCTGGTTGGGGTAGGTATACGATTGGAAAATATAATTTGTTTGGGCGTAAAGCGGTAGATGGAGATAAATCTATATTGGTTACGACTCAGGAGTGTTATGACGGAGAGTGGCAGAATATATCTGCGGCCTTTAAAGATTATGACTCTTTGGAAGATGCAATTGAAGATTATTGCGTCTTACTTACAGAAGAACCAGTCTATGCGTCTTGTCTGGAACAAACGACGGTAGAGGATTTCGTGAATACATTAGGACCAATCTATGCTACCGATCCTGAATATGCAAATAAGATACTGCAAACAATTGGTGCCAGTGAGTTACAAGAATATGATTAA